The genome window TGCGATAGAGGAAAATAAACCCGTGCTGTGCCCCATTTCCCCCATCCCAGTGTGGGCTTGGAGTTTGAAGTACACCCTCGGAGGCTGGGCCCTCAGTAGAAGCGTTTGCGACTCTGCTCCTGCCACTTCTGGAAAACGATGATCCCAATCACACCCAGCACCATAAGGCCCACGAGCGAGAAGAAAATGATGAAGAACAGCGTCAGTCCGCTCATCGGCTCGTAATCCAGGTCATCTGCTCAAAAAAAAAACAACGCCCCAAAAATAATGAGCACAGTCAAACAAGTGGTGGATCACAGTCTCGGTTCACATCAcagagacatacagcactgaaacaggcccaccgacctAGTGGATGTCAGAGCCATCCGTAACCAACAATTCTTACAATTCTCATCCTCGTCTTCAAATCCCTCAATGACGTCGCCTGCCCTTTctttggaacctcctccagccctccgaaATTTTTGCATTTTCCCAATTCTGGCCCCTTTGCCCATCCCGCTCTCCCTACAgtacatcattggtggctgtgccatgctctttaaaacctatctctaaaCAAGCATTtcatcacctgtcttaatatctccttctgtggctcggtgttatTTACTTtattaaaggcaatatataaatacaagttgaagGGATTAACAAAAACAAATTTCTAATTTTTCGATAACTGGGGCATCTTCCTGCTCAGAAAATCAAATCCCTGCTCCTCGCTTGTAGAATCCTTTTTATGAAGTGGAGGGGCACATTTACCAAGCCCATTCCATGGTGTGGCTGGGCTCCCTCTGCATTTGCCTGTGTTAAACCTGTTCCTGCATCCCAGGTGTATTTATGCTCGACTGTAGGCAGTGATTTTACCTCTTTGGAAAGTGAGTGATGGCACAGCTGGGAGTATTTCAGTTAGACATGCCCTGTCATGAGGACAAGGGCACAGCAGTGGCAAACGCCAACAAGAGGAAACAGCTTCTGCAGTTAGTGCAACTAGAGTGTCCCTGGTTTAGCATGTATTAAAATGAAGACTTCCCTGACTCCTTGTATCTAAGCAGTGATCTGATTCCACAACACAAGCTAAACCGAGCATAAAGAAAGATCAGCTTTATTTCCAAGGAAACGACGACTGTTTTAAGGTCTACTGGGAAGCTACTTTGTATCATCTGTCAACAGGCTGAAATTCCTGTACAAGTTGTGTAGTGGCATTCCGATTGGAATCAATTTTAGTTGCGAGCTGATCACCTCCACAGTTAGCCTCACATTGTTTGGGCTCCATGCCAGCTATAGTTTAAATATAACTGGTGCCGCAAGTCTCAACAAAGCTTTTCCTCATTCCATCatcgccttcagctgcctgggccctaagctctggaattccctccctcgacTATCTCCTCCTTTAAGCCTGCCGCGCTGAccactaatatctccttctgtggctcgattTTGTCCGATAACACTTTCGTGgagcatcttggaatgttttacaatgttaaaggcacaatCTAAAGAAAGCAAGCTGTCACTGATCGACATTAGTTGCTACGATTCATCAACTACTCCATTATCGTTGGTTAGTGCAATTATCGAAGGCGAACGATGAAAGCCTGTCATTGGGATGCTGTTGAGTGCAGCTTTGTGCAGACATTCCTCTCCACAGAGTGACACAAAGCAAGCAGCACAATTCATCTCTGATGGGCCACTGGCAGCACGGCACAGTGAAAGAGGTTGAAGTGAAGGTAGGGTTGTGGTAGCAAGAGGAGGGCCGAGGGGTTGAGGAATTTCCAGAACAGCCTCGCTAAAAAGGTCACTCTTGGGTCAgatgaaaaggtcacagacctgaaaggtcacCTCTGTGTATCTCTCCACATaggtgctgccagacgtgctgactaTTGTCCAGCATGTTCCATTTTTATCTCATTTTAAGATAACCGACGGGAGATGAGGGGAAATATTTTTTACCGCAGCAAGTTGTTCcgatctggaatgcgcttcctggaaggttggtggaagcagattcgatagtaactttATATAGACCAGAGGGAAACATTTGCATTGgcaatggggaaggagatgggagagttgggactaattggatagctctgtcaaagagctggcacaggcacagtgggccgaatggctgccttctgcacAGTAATTTTCTTTCCTCCCTCTTCGAGATGGTTGAAAAGTCACATTCTGCTCATGGGAAGTCAGGCTGATTTTGCCTACCATCTTGCAGGCTAAAGTTGTCCACGCTCGGAGTCAGCACTTCCTCATCCTCTTCTTCCTCGGGCATTCTTTCCACCGTCAGCTGGTAGACTTTGACTGATATAATGTCGTGATTATCTACAGGAAAAATCAAAGCTCCCCATCACTCCCGCTGAAAGGACATTTCATCCGAGAAAAGTTTTCAATTCAAACAGCAAACCAAGACAAGACAAGGCACCCAACAATTTCATCCAGACCATTTGATTCTGGAGCTAACACCTAGTGTGCACTTCCCAACAGCAGTGGAACCCCTGAGATATGTGTCTCTTTCCTGGCCTAGAGGCCCTGAGGCTATTTCTAAGAGCGTTGACTGACACCAGCTATCATGCACAGAttagacaagtaacattcgcgtcacacaagtgccaggcaatgaccatctacccttgacattcaatggcagtacgatcgctgaaccccccactatcaacatcctgggggttaccattgaccagaaactgaactggagtagtcatataaagaccatggctacaagagcaggtcaggggctgggatttctgcagcaggtaactcacctcctgactccccaaagcctgtacaccatctacaaggcacaagtcaggagtgtgatggaatactctccacttgcctggatgggtgcagctcaacaccatgcaggacaaaccagcccgcttgattgtcaccccatctacaaacatttgctccctccaccaccgacgcacagtggcagcagtgtgtaccatctacaagatgcactgcagcaatgcaccaaggctccatagacagcaccttccaaacccgcgacctctaccacctcgaaggacaagggcagcagatgcatgggaacaccaccacctgcaagttcctctccaagtcacacaccatcttgacttggaactatatcgccgttccttcactgtagctgggtcaaaatcctggaactcccttcctaacagcactgtgggtgtacctaccccatatggactgcagcggtccaagaaggcagctcaccatcaccttctcgagggcaattagggatgggcaatagatgctggcctggccagcgacgcccacatcccatgaatgaataaaaaaaaatatagctTAGGGCCATCTTGATCTGCATGAAGCAAAATCCACACTGATGGATTCCGTGTATGGAGACTACCATCTCAACAGCTGACCTGTTGAAATGTACTGCGAGGTGCACTGACCTTGGATTCAATGCTTGTATTTTTTCTGAAACAGTCATTTACTGGAAAAGGAAACTGAAAGCTTCAGAGTCCTGGAGAAGACAGAACTAGTTAAGACCAATTTAAAACAAACAGTCCTATGATCAGACATGTGACCAGAGAActgtgactggagctcaggtttcagtttacaaGATGACAGACTGCTGTCTGTTAAAGCAAGCTGCTATAATCGGAACCTGTTTTCTGGGAGCTGACCCTTGACAAATACAAAATTGCTACAGCTGTTTAAGGTAACTTAGTTATTTATGGCGACACTGGTGGAAGTGTGCCATCAAGACTTTTATGAACAAAACTACAAGTTCTGGAAGGGTGCAAGGTTTTGGTCGAGAGAGTATGGATGGAGTAAAATTTATAAAGGTGAAATcctgtcagttttttttttataaattgggGTCAGTGGCTGGATTGGACTCTTGTGGTTTGTGATCTCCATGGGGATTATAACAATACTGAACAGTGCCTCTCCAAAGCAGAACTCCAGAGGACTGCTCAATGCCACCCATGTCTCTGCTCTTTGGCCCACAAGATAGCCTTTTGGAGCTCGTCCTTCAGAAATGCCACCCCGGACCATCAACCCAGccgtggctcaatgggtagcagtcTCACCTCGAGTCaggtggttgtgggttcaagtcccactccacaacaaatccaggctgacacaacAGTGCACGTCTGAGTAATCACTGCACTATCGGAGGTaacgttaaacagaggccccatctccTCCCCGCAGGTGGATATACAAGACCCCGCAGCGCGATTtcgaagagcaggggcgttctccctggtgtcctggtcaacactgATCCCTCaacagacagattatctggtcactaacgCGATGCAGTTTGTTTGGAGTTTGTTGTgtggcatttcctacattacaacactgactacacttcaaaagtacttaattggctggaaagcactttgggatgtcccgagatTCTAAGTGATGCTGCAGAAATCCAAGTTTGTTGTTTCTTTCTCAACACTTTTCCTGGCAACCCAGCACAATACAAGGTGTAGCTGAAAAGAAACATACCTGTCAAGTCTCCAGTAGCAGAAGAGATACCAAAGTAATAACCCAATGGCAGCTTGACGCCTGGAATATCAATGCAGTCTTTCCATTCATTCTTGCCTTCAATGTTGATCATTACCTGCAAAGGGAAAATATGATATTCTTTTCAAAATGTTTCCTTTCTGCTCAAGAAGCCAACCcactaataacataagaaataggaggagggccAAAcagcccactctgtccatgccgcttataactttgtaaacctctatcatgtcgcccctccacctccgtcgttccagtgaaaacaatccgagtttatccaacctctcctcatagctaatgccctccagaccaggcaacatcctggtaaacctcttctgtaccctctccaaagcctccacgtccttctggcagtgaggcgaccagaattgcacgcaatattctaagtgtgacctaactgaggttctgtacagctgcagcatgacttgccaatgtttatactctatgccccggccgatgaaggcaagcatgccgtatgccttcttgactaccttatccacctgtgttgccactttcagtgcccagatctctctgcctgtcaatactcctaagggttctgccatttactgtatacttcccacctgcattagaccttccaaaatgcattacctcacatttgtccgaattaaactccatcttccatttctccgcccaagtctccacccgatctatatcctgctgtatcctctgacaatcctcatcactgtctgcaactccaccaacctttgtgtcgtccgcaaacttactaatcagaccagctacattttcctccaaatcatttatatttactacaaacagcaaaggtcccagcactgatccctgcggaacaccactagtcacatccctccattcagaaaagcacccttccactgctaccctctgtcttctgtgaccgagccagttctgtatccatcttgccagctcacctctgatcccatgtgacttcaccttttgtatcagtctgccatgagggaccttgtcaaaggctttactgaagtccatatagataacatccactgcccttccttcatcaatcatctttgtcacttcctcaaaaaactcaatcaaattagtaagacacgacctccccttcacaaaaccatgctgtctctcgctaataagtttgtttgtttccaaatgggagtaaatcctgtcctgaagaatcctctctaataatttccctaccactgacgtaaggctcaccggcctataatttcctggattatccttgctacccttcttaaacaaaggaacaacattggctattctccagtcctctgggacctcacctgtcgccaatgaggatgcaaagatttctgtcacggccccagcaatttcttcccttgcctccctcagtattctggagtagatcccatcaggccctggggacttatctaccttaatgctttgcaagacacccaacacctcctcctttttgataatgagattttGATAACAAACTGAGATACAGGCGGCCTGACTCAAGAACAGGGCAGAGCTAGCCAACAGGATAATCTCCCAGTGAAACTTTGCCTGCCGGTACTTCACTTCCTTAAAGCACACAAACGATATTTTGGGAAACAGTGTACAGGAGGGGGcaggcactgtaggtgtacctacaccacactgactgcagcggttcaaggtggccgttctctgccaccttctcaagggcaattagggatgggcaataaatgctggccttgccagtgatgcttgcattccaagaacaaataaaataaaacaggGTTCAACTAGCCTCTCATTGCAAAATGTTAAAGAATGTAAATATAATCACCTTTGCAtagattattttttaaaaagcatgaaagACAAACTGACTCAAGTGATGCACTGATCAACTGCAATGTAATTTACATAGCAGGTCTCTGTATTAGACAGAATTTATAGCTGGCCAAACTGGTCAATTCAAGTGTTTAAGCTCCACTCAggcctcctcccactcttcttcatcCAACCCTTTCAGTATGtccttatattcctttctccctcatgtgtttagctAGCTTCCCCTGGAATGCAtcaaaatattggtcaggacactggggagaaatcccctgctctttgtGAATTTGCCATGGGAGGGCAGACAAGGCCCCAGTTTAACATCTCCCTCGAAAGACAGTGCAGAAACCAACAGGCATTCTGGCTCCTGATTACTACTCAACTGCTTTCAGAAGGTTTTCATCTCGTCTTCATTGGGCGAGGACAGAATGGATCCTTCGCGGTGATGCCAATGACCAGGTGCCCACTTTGTTaataaagtgcttctgttttttgttaaaaatattttttgaggattcatagtcaaactgaagaaatgttggatcagtttttttcaagagggtcatcaagaggacactgaaaggacttgtttgacaacaacatttacaggttgtcacatgactcattaaaaatagagcagaaaccctggtaactgggggaagatgtgtgcacagaagtgacaggtcagaaggtggactctctgtttccagtttcacttttgaattgtttggagttgtgaaagaactgtttgaaagaggttggagttttaaaaaataaaaatgaaggacagaaccccagctcagcccagcctgttccatctctttgaaaagcctgtaaaataagggagagaacttccaaggagagaattcccaaggaaggagagaagaccacaacccaactcagatttccagcacctctctaaaaaaaaaaccccGAGAagcccactgtgtcaactcatctcgtctcctgtctttgatgacaagcctgctaaattaattctcaatgccgcctgaaaagaactgttctaaaaaatcccagtgacccatctgtgTGTACTCGGAGgcgagactgtatgccagttttggaacacaacatatctcacctgctgtttctttaagaatgagcaagtattcattccaagtgtttttttgtctgtaaaagagcgttaaacaaaaatcccttttatttttcctgttAACTGGTGAGTGTATATGTGCGTGAGGGGCTAAGTTAAAAAGGGAACTTGAATATTTCAATCTGAGTGTTTATGCTtttcttcattattggttaaacttGTTTTATAAACAATAAACTTATAATTTAGTTGTTTGtgaaaaaaacctggttggtgtgttttagtcTGGAATGaaatagagtctgtgattgaccctatcgctaagtgggaaaatgtaaacagatttgacctgtggagaagtgggactagaatgaacagcgcactcctcccaccttgctcGTAACAATATGAAGGACGACCACTCGGACAGCCAGCACCAGAACTGGCAGCCCAACAGGAGTCGGAGTCTTCAGGATAGGAGGGGAAAGAAATGGAAGTGGGTTGCTGGGGTATAGAAGCAGTTGTCCCAATGTGTCTATCCTGAAGACTGCCTGTTACATGCAAatattctttgtttgtttgtttgtggcgGAAACTCACCGTCAGCCTTCTCTTCAGGTAGCGAATCACAACAAAGGTGTCATGGTTGAGATTGCGCACGAGGGCAGTGCATCCTCCAATGGCTGTGGGCCGCCCGTCCCTCGAGTGATCATAAGACAGGCTCCCGTTGTTCACCATCGCTGAAATGTACGGGAAAATCCGCTACGAAGCAAAAATGAGTACA of Heterodontus francisci isolate sHetFra1 chromosome 47, sHetFra1.hap1, whole genome shotgun sequence contains these proteins:
- the LOC137357228 gene encoding VIP36-like protein isoform X1, yielding MAFVWWLCVVLLALLSQIPHSQGQAGSGTEEYLKREHSLVTPYQGLGASSSGSHWDLSGNTMVTSHFVRLTPDLQSKQGAIWNRVSCLMRDWEVQVHFKIHGQGKKNLNGDGFALWYAKERMQPGAVFGSKDLFSGLGVFMDTYPNEEKQHETKKRRYAPSNQRIFPYISAMVNNGSLSYDHSRDGRPTAIGGCTALVRNLNHDTFVVIRYLKRRLTVMINIEGKNEWKDCIDIPGVKLPLGYYFGISSATGDLTDNHDIISVKVYQLTVERMPEEEEDEEVLTPSVDNFSLQDDDLDYEPMSGLTLFFIIFFSLVGLMVLGVIGIIVFQKWQEQSRKRFY
- the LOC137357228 gene encoding VIP36-like protein isoform X2, with protein sequence MAFVWWLCVVLLALLSQIPHSQGQAGSGTEEYLKREHSLVTPYQGLGASSSGSHWDLSGNTMVTSHFVRLTPDLQSKQGAIWNRVSCLMRDWEVQVHFKIHGQGKKNLNGDGFALWYAKERMQPGAVFGSKDLFSGLGVFMDTYPNEEKQHERIFPYISAMVNNGSLSYDHSRDGRPTAIGGCTALVRNLNHDTFVVIRYLKRRLTVMINIEGKNEWKDCIDIPGVKLPLGYYFGISSATGDLTDNHDIISVKVYQLTVERMPEEEEDEEVLTPSVDNFSLQDDDLDYEPMSGLTLFFIIFFSLVGLMVLGVIGIIVFQKWQEQSRKRFY